From the genome of Mucilaginibacter paludis DSM 18603:
AATAACAAGCCGCTGGATATGATACTCAAAGCCATGTAATACGAAAAATCGGAGATGAGATAGTATTTAAAATTACGGTTACTAAAAGTACGCCTGATAGCAGGCCACAATGGTAAATGAGATGGCTTGCTATTAGAATATTTCTTCTCGTCGATTGTAAAAACAGGGATCATCATCACCAAACCCGCAAATATGCTTAAGCCCCAAAATGGTATATTGAAGTGATGTTGTACGATTTACAATATGAAGATAACGTTGGATCAGATCGGCAAAATTATTAACCAAAGCCGAGAAAATGATTCCCAAAACAAAACCGATTTGCTGAAACGAAGATAGTTTAACCTTATCGGCGGCAGTCTGGGTCATTTCGGGTAGCAAGGCATTGTATGGTATAATATAAGTTGTTGCCGAAACAAAAAAGCCGATCAAGGTAAACACCAGCCAAAATGCATTGTCTGTACTCTCCCGCTTAACTACCGGGTAAAAGGTAAGGCAGCAAAACAATACAGCCGGAAAGATGGCCCGCTTCATAAACGGAATACGGCGTCCTCGCGGATTTTCGCTTTTGTCGCTCAAAGAGGCAATAAAAGGATCGTAAAAAGCATCGAATAACCTGCCCGATGCCGCTATTACTGACATGATGTTCAATACTCCAAATACCAGCAATTGGGGTACTAAAGGAACCAAACCTGAATTTGATGGCGGCAGGTAAAAAAAAGGGAGCATCACAATAATTATATTGGTCATGATACTCCATCCCATCATACCGGCAGCATAGGCAAGCTGTTTTCTGAAAGGCAACTTCGGTACGGACATACTGCAATATGCAATTTTTAACGTGATTTTAAATAATTGATCTTGCTTTTTGACACGAATAAGAACAATATAACAAATTAACACCTTAAATTTACAGCGAATATGAAGTAATTACATCATGTTAATGGTGTTTTATTGTTGCCGCACGAAATAAATATGACGACGATTGAAAAAGCCACATTGTTGGATGTAAACGAGATAAATATTTTGGTTAACAAAGCATACCGTGGCGAATCGTCAAAAAAGGGATGGACAACCGAAGCAGACCTGTTAGATGGTTTACGAATAGATGAAGATACTTTAGCAGCGTATATAAACGACGAAGATGCTGCTGTTTTAAAACACAGCAATGGTGAACGTATAACGGGTTGTATTTACTTAAAGGTGAATAAAAACAAACTTTATATTTGTATGCTTACCGTTGAGCCAGAGCTTCAAAACACAGGGATTGGTAACATATTGTTGAAAGAGGCCGATAAATATGCCGACAAAGTAAAATGTGATACCCTTTGGATGACGGTAATATCTGCCCGGAAAGAACTTATTGAATACTATGAGCGCAAAGGGTTTAAACTAACCGGAGAAATTAGGCCATTCCCGGAAAACCCGACGTTTGGAATAAAAAAGAAGCCTATTGAGTTAATCGTAATGGAAAAACACAAGGAACTAACAGGCCAATAATACAACATCATATAATTAATAACTAACTTAGGTGCAGCGGAATAAAACAACATGCCCATTTTTTTGTAAGATATTAACAACATTAAATAAAAATATTAGATAGATCAATGTCCGCCCCAAACAGTACCGCAATAGCAAAAACAGGATTTTCATTTAAAAGGTGGTTAACAGGCATTTTTATTGATCTGTACAATGTTTATAAATTTGTGCTCCGCTTTTTTAAGGAGGTATTTTTTCCGCCTTACGAGTTTAAAGAGATATTAAAGCAATGCTATGATGTTGGGGTTAAATCACTGTTGCTCATATCGGTAACGGGGTTTATTGTGGGTGTAATTTTCACTAAGCAGTCCAGGCCTTCCCTATCCGAGTTCGGCGCAACTTCATGGCTTCCTTCGCTGGTATCTATCGCTATTTTACGGGCGCTGGCTTCGTTGGTAACAGCACTTATAGCTGCGGGTAAAGTAGGGTCGAGCATTGGTGCCGAGCTGGGATCTATGCGGGTTACCGAACAAATTGATGCCATGGAAGTATCCGGAACCAAGCCTTTTAAATACTTGGTTTGTACGCGCGTATTAGCCACCACCATTACTATCCCTTTGTTGGCCAGTTATACTGCTTTTATCGCCTTGTTGGGTGGGTATTTAAATGTGAGTCAAAATGAAGGTACCAGCTATACTACCTTTATGGAGCAGGTGTTTGAGCCCTTAACATTTATTGATTTTTGGTCTACCCTGGCTAAATCAATCATGTTTGGTTTCACCATAGGTATTGTAGGCTGCTACCAGGGCTATAACTCATCCCGCGGAACAGAGGGAGTAGGTAAAGCTGCTAATGCCGCAGTAGTAACCGCCATGTTCCTGGTGTTTATCGAAGAAGTAATTATTGTTCAAATTTTCGGTTGGTTTCGTTAATAAAATTATGGAAAAAGCGAAAGCAGCTATAGACCGTAAAAACGCGGTTATCAGTATCAGGGGATTAAAAAAATCATTTGAAGCCAATGAGGTGCTGCGGGGGATTGACCTTGACCTCTATCAGGGAGAAAATTTGGTAGTACTTGGCCGTTCGGGCACAGGCAAATCCGTTTTAATCAAAATTATTTCGGGCTTGCTAAAACCTGACGAAGGCGAAGTAAAAGTGTTTGGACAGGAACTGACGCATATTACTGAGAAAGAGCTACAGGAATTAAGGATCAGGATAGGATTTTCATTCCAGAACAGTGCCTTATATGATAGCATGACGGTGCGTAAAAACCTGGAATTCCCTTTGGTAAGAAACAGAAAAAAACTATCCCGCAAGGAAATTGATACCGCCATTGAAACTACGCTTGATGCCGTAGGGTTGTTAAAAGCCATCAACCAAATGCCATCAGAACTTTCAGGCGGGCAGCGTAAGCGGATAGGCATAGCGCGTACCTTGATACTGAACCCAGAAATTATGTTGTATGATGAGCCTACTGCAGGTCTTGATCCGCTTACCTGTATCGAAATCAATAACCTGATTAACGAGGTACAGGAGAGATATCATACATCTTCTATCATTATTACACATGATTTAACCTGTGCTAAAATGACGGGCGACCGGGTTGCCATGCTACTTGACGGAAAGTTTGAGCG
Proteins encoded in this window:
- a CDS encoding ABC transporter ATP-binding protein; translated protein: MEKAKAAIDRKNAVISIRGLKKSFEANEVLRGIDLDLYQGENLVVLGRSGTGKSVLIKIISGLLKPDEGEVKVFGQELTHITEKELQELRIRIGFSFQNSALYDSMTVRKNLEFPLVRNRKKLSRKEIDTAIETTLDAVGLLKAINQMPSELSGGQRKRIGIARTLILNPEIMLYDEPTAGLDPLTCIEINNLINEVQERYHTSSIIITHDLTCAKMTGDRVAMLLDGKFEREGSFDEVFNTDDERVKPFFDYNFIK
- a CDS encoding MFS transporter, which encodes MSVPKLPFRKQLAYAAGMMGWSIMTNIIIVMLPFFYLPPSNSGLVPLVPQLLVFGVLNIMSVIAASGRLFDAFYDPFIASLSDKSENPRGRRIPFMKRAIFPAVLFCCLTFYPVVKRESTDNAFWLVFTLIGFFVSATTYIIPYNALLPEMTQTAADKVKLSSFQQIGFVLGIIFSALVNNFADLIQRYLHIVNRTTSLQYTILGLKHICGFGDDDPCFYNRREEIF
- a CDS encoding GNAT family N-acetyltransferase; this translates as MTTIEKATLLDVNEINILVNKAYRGESSKKGWTTEADLLDGLRIDEDTLAAYINDEDAAVLKHSNGERITGCIYLKVNKNKLYICMLTVEPELQNTGIGNILLKEADKYADKVKCDTLWMTVISARKELIEYYERKGFKLTGEIRPFPENPTFGIKKKPIELIVMEKHKELTGQ
- a CDS encoding MlaE family ABC transporter permease; translation: MSAPNSTAIAKTGFSFKRWLTGIFIDLYNVYKFVLRFFKEVFFPPYEFKEILKQCYDVGVKSLLLISVTGFIVGVIFTKQSRPSLSEFGATSWLPSLVSIAILRALASLVTALIAAGKVGSSIGAELGSMRVTEQIDAMEVSGTKPFKYLVCTRVLATTITIPLLASYTAFIALLGGYLNVSQNEGTSYTTFMEQVFEPLTFIDFWSTLAKSIMFGFTIGIVGCYQGYNSSRGTEGVGKAANAAVVTAMFLVFIEEVIIVQIFGWFR